In a genomic window of Enterobacter asburiae:
- the fadI gene encoding acetyl-CoA C-acyltransferase FadI, with protein sequence MSQALPLITRQGDRIAIVSGLRTPFARQATAFHGIPAVDLGKMVVGEMLARSEIPPEVIEQLVFGQVVQMPEAPNIAREIVLGTGMNVNTDAYSVSRACATSFQAVANVAESLMAGTIRAGIAGGADSSSVLPIGVSKKLARILVDANKARTTGAKLKLFSRLRLRDLMPVPPAVAEYSTGLRMGDTAEQMAKTYGITREQQDALAHRSHQLAAKAWSEGKLTDEVMTAYIPPYREPLAEDNNIRGTSTLADYAKLRPAFDRKHGTVTAANSTPLTDGAAAVILMTESRAKELGITPLGYLRSYAFTAIDVWQDMLLGPAWSTPLALDRAGLTLGDLTLIDMHEAFAAQTLANVQLLASERFARDVLGRAHATGEVDQSKFNVLGGSIAYGHPFAATGARMITQTLHELRRRGGGFGLVTACAAGGLGAAMVLEAE encoded by the coding sequence ATGAGTCAGGCATTACCGCTAATCACCCGACAGGGTGACCGCATTGCCATTGTCAGCGGACTGCGTACGCCGTTTGCGCGTCAGGCGACGGCGTTTCACGGTATTCCTGCTGTCGATCTGGGGAAAATGGTAGTGGGGGAGATGCTGGCTCGCAGCGAAATCCCGCCTGAGGTCATCGAACAGCTGGTCTTCGGCCAGGTCGTACAGATGCCTGAAGCCCCCAACATTGCGCGGGAAATTGTTCTCGGTACCGGCATGAACGTTAACACCGACGCCTACAGCGTCAGCCGCGCGTGCGCGACCAGCTTCCAGGCGGTAGCAAACGTGGCGGAAAGCCTTATGGCGGGCACTATTCGCGCCGGGATCGCAGGTGGCGCCGATTCTTCCTCCGTACTGCCGATTGGCGTCAGTAAAAAACTGGCCCGCATTCTGGTTGATGCCAATAAAGCCCGCACCACCGGTGCGAAGCTCAAACTCTTCTCGCGTTTACGCCTGCGCGACCTTATGCCCGTGCCACCTGCCGTAGCAGAGTACTCCACAGGCCTGCGAATGGGCGATACTGCCGAGCAGATGGCCAAAACCTACGGTATCACCCGCGAGCAGCAGGATGCGCTGGCGCATCGCTCGCATCAGCTGGCAGCGAAAGCCTGGTCGGAGGGCAAGCTCACCGATGAGGTGATGACCGCCTATATTCCGCCCTACCGTGAACCGCTCGCGGAAGATAACAATATTCGCGGTACCTCGACACTGGCGGATTACGCCAAACTGCGCCCGGCGTTTGACCGCAAGCACGGCACCGTGACGGCGGCCAACAGTACGCCGCTCACCGATGGGGCTGCCGCCGTTATCCTGATGACGGAATCCCGCGCGAAGGAGCTTGGCATTACCCCCCTGGGCTATTTGCGCAGCTATGCCTTCACCGCCATTGATGTCTGGCAGGACATGCTGCTGGGTCCGGCCTGGTCCACGCCGCTGGCGCTGGATCGCGCGGGGCTGACGCTGGGAGATTTAACCCTGATTGATATGCACGAAGCCTTTGCCGCGCAAACTCTGGCAAACGTCCAGCTGCTGGCAAGCGAGCGTTTCGCGCGCGACGTGCTGGGCCGCGCCCATGCCACTGGCGAAGTGGATCAGAGCAAATTCAACGTGTTGGGGGGCTCGATTGCCTACGGCCATCCGTTCGCAGCCACGGGCGCACGTATGATCACCCAAACATTACACGAGCTACGACGCCGCGGCGGCGGGTTTGGCCTCGTTACCGCCTGCGCGGCGGGCGGACTTGGCGCAGCAATGGTTCTGGAGGCTGAATAA
- a CDS encoding DUF406 family protein, giving the protein MSKCSADETPVCCCMDVGTIMDNSDCTASYSRVFTNRAEAEETLAALSKRARDVESDPCEIKSTFTEVEGGVKLDIDFVFACEAETLIFQLGLR; this is encoded by the coding sequence ATGAGTAAATGCAGTGCTGATGAAACCCCGGTTTGCTGCTGTATGGATGTTGGCACCATCATGGACAACTCCGATTGCACCGCGTCTTACAGCCGTGTGTTCACCAACCGCGCCGAAGCCGAAGAAACGCTGGCCGCGCTAAGCAAGCGCGCGCGTGATGTGGAGTCCGATCCGTGTGAAATCAAATCTACCTTCACTGAAGTGGAAGGCGGCGTGAAGCTGGATATCGACTTTGTGTTTGCCTGCGAAGCTGAAACGCTGATTTTCCAGTTAGGCCTGCGTTAA
- the fadL gene encoding long-chain fatty acid transporter FadL: MSQKTLFNKTALAVAVAIVSTSAWSAGFQLNEFSSSGLGRAYSGEGAIADDAGNASRNPALIMMFDRPTFSAGAVYIDPDVNISGTSPSGASLKADNIAPTAWVPNLHFVAPINEQFGWGASVTSNYGLATEFNNNYPAGEYGGKTDLTTLNLNLSGAYRLNDSWSFGLGFDAVYADAKIERYSGEQTARLPKNSNKIASLKGDEWGYGWNAGILYELDKNNRWGLTYRSEVKIDFDGDYKSGILAPVNSLVPGAGTTIPWGTSGQTVPGSLSLHLPEMWEVSGYNRVAPQWAIHYSLAYTSWSQFQELKATGTNGQTLFYKDESFHDAYRIALGTTYYMDDNWTFRTGIAFDDSPVPADKRSISIPDQDRFWVSAGATYAFNENASVDAGVSYMHGQKVTFKEGPYEFTSEGKAWLFGTNFNYAF, encoded by the coding sequence ATGAGCCAGAAAACCCTGTTCAACAAGACTGCGCTGGCAGTCGCAGTGGCAATCGTCTCTACTTCCGCCTGGTCAGCGGGCTTTCAGCTAAACGAATTTTCTTCCTCTGGCCTTGGCCGTGCGTATTCAGGGGAAGGTGCAATCGCTGATGATGCTGGTAACGCAAGCCGTAACCCTGCATTAATCATGATGTTCGATCGCCCGACCTTCTCTGCTGGTGCGGTGTATATCGATCCTGATGTCAACATTTCCGGCACGTCACCTTCTGGTGCGAGCCTGAAAGCAGATAACATTGCGCCAACGGCGTGGGTCCCTAACCTGCACTTCGTTGCACCAATCAATGAACAATTTGGCTGGGGCGCATCCGTCACGTCTAACTATGGCCTTGCTACCGAGTTCAACAACAACTACCCGGCAGGCGAATACGGCGGTAAAACAGACCTGACAACGCTGAACCTGAACCTGAGCGGTGCTTATCGTCTGAACGACAGCTGGAGCTTCGGTTTGGGCTTTGATGCCGTCTACGCCGATGCAAAAATTGAGCGTTACTCCGGAGAACAGACGGCTCGCCTGCCGAAAAACAGCAACAAAATTGCCAGCCTGAAAGGCGATGAGTGGGGCTATGGCTGGAACGCCGGTATTCTGTACGAGCTGGACAAAAACAACCGTTGGGGCCTGACCTATCGTTCCGAAGTGAAAATTGACTTCGACGGCGATTACAAGAGCGGCATCCTGGCGCCAGTCAACAGCCTGGTTCCTGGCGCGGGTACCACCATCCCGTGGGGGACTTCCGGTCAAACTGTCCCTGGTTCACTGTCACTGCATCTGCCAGAAATGTGGGAAGTCTCCGGTTACAACCGCGTTGCGCCGCAGTGGGCTATTCACTATAGCCTGGCCTATACCAGCTGGAGCCAGTTCCAGGAGCTGAAAGCGACCGGCACCAACGGTCAAACGCTGTTCTATAAGGACGAGAGTTTCCACGACGCCTATCGTATTGCGTTGGGTACCACCTATTATATGGATGACAACTGGACGTTCCGTACCGGTATCGCATTCGATGATAGCCCGGTACCGGCTGATAAGCGCTCCATCTCCATTCCGGATCAGGACCGCTTCTGGGTGAGTGCTGGCGCAACCTACGCGTTCAACGAAAATGCTTCTGTCGATGCGGGCGTGTCTTATATGCATGGTCAGAAAGTGACCTTCAAGGAAGGTCCGTACGAATTTACCTCTGAAGGTAAAGCCTGGCTGTTCGGTACTAACTTCAACTACGCGTTCTAA
- the mlaA gene encoding phospholipid-binding lipoprotein MlaA, translating into MKLRLSALALGATMLVGCASSGEQTGRSDPLEGFNRSMYSFNYNVLDPYVVRPVAVAWRDYVPQPARNGLSNFTSNLEEPAVMVNYFLQGDPYQGMVHFTRFFLNSLLGMGGFIDVAGMANPKLQREQPHRFGSTLGHYGVGYGPYVHLPFYGSFTVRDDGGDMVDTLYPVLSWLTWPLSIGKWTVEGIETRAQLLDSDGLLRQSSDPYIMVREAYFQNHDFIANGGKLKPEDNPNAKAIENELKDIDSE; encoded by the coding sequence ATGAAACTTCGGCTGTCGGCGCTTGCGCTGGGCGCGACGATGCTCGTGGGCTGCGCCAGCTCCGGGGAGCAAACGGGACGCTCCGATCCTCTCGAAGGATTTAACCGTTCTATGTATAGCTTCAACTACAACGTGCTGGACCCGTATGTGGTTCGCCCGGTGGCAGTAGCATGGCGCGATTACGTTCCACAGCCCGCGCGTAATGGGTTAAGCAATTTTACCAGTAACCTGGAAGAGCCTGCGGTGATGGTCAACTATTTCCTGCAGGGCGATCCGTATCAGGGGATGGTGCACTTTACGCGCTTCTTCCTGAACTCCCTGCTGGGGATGGGCGGTTTTATCGATGTCGCAGGTATGGCAAACCCGAAACTGCAGCGTGAACAGCCGCACCGTTTTGGCAGTACGCTGGGGCATTATGGCGTCGGTTACGGCCCTTACGTTCATCTGCCGTTCTATGGCAGCTTCACCGTGCGTGATGATGGCGGCGATATGGTCGATACGCTGTATCCGGTCCTGTCGTGGCTGACCTGGCCGCTGTCGATTGGTAAATGGACGGTGGAGGGGATTGAAACCCGCGCGCAACTGCTCGATTCAGACGGCCTGCTGCGCCAGTCTTCCGATCCGTACATTATGGTGCGTGAAGCGTACTTCCAGAATCATGACTTTATCGCCAATGGCGGCAAGCTGAAGCCGGAAGATAATCCAAACGCGAAGGCTATTGAAAACGAACTCAAAGATATTGATTCGGAATAA
- a CDS encoding formate/nitrite transporter family protein: protein MKDVGEEKIGESNEEHEIESEEKARGEKIEIDEDRLPSRAMAIHEHIRQDGEKEMERDAMALFWSAIAAGLSMGASLLAKGIFHVQLEGVPGGFLLENLGYTFGFIIVIMARQQLFTENTVTAVLPVMQNPTLGNFGLLMRLWSVVLLGNIIGTGIAAWAFEYMPIFDEPTRDAFVKIGMDVMKNTPVEMFSNAIISGWIIATMVWMFPSAGSAKIVVIILMTWLIALADTTHIVVGTVEILYLVFNGTLHWSDFFWPFALPTLAGNICGGTFIFALLSHAQIRNDMSNKRKAELKAQANKDKAAKKST from the coding sequence ATGAAAGACGTGGGCGAAGAAAAAATTGGCGAGAGTAATGAGGAACATGAAATTGAAAGCGAGGAGAAAGCGCGCGGTGAGAAGATAGAAATTGATGAAGATCGCCTCCCTTCCCGCGCGATGGCCATCCACGAGCATATCCGCCAGGATGGCGAAAAGGAGATGGAGCGTGACGCGATGGCCCTCTTCTGGTCAGCCATCGCTGCAGGACTGTCAATGGGCGCCTCGCTGCTCGCGAAAGGGATATTTCATGTGCAGCTGGAGGGCGTACCCGGCGGATTTTTACTGGAGAACCTCGGCTATACCTTCGGCTTTATTATCGTCATCATGGCCCGCCAGCAATTATTTACTGAGAACACCGTAACCGCCGTTCTGCCGGTGATGCAAAACCCTACCCTCGGTAATTTCGGTTTATTGATGCGGCTCTGGAGCGTGGTTCTGCTGGGAAATATCATCGGCACGGGTATTGCGGCCTGGGCGTTCGAATATATGCCGATTTTTGATGAACCCACCCGGGACGCGTTTGTGAAGATCGGTATGGATGTCATGAAAAACACGCCGGTCGAAATGTTCTCTAATGCCATCATCTCCGGGTGGATTATCGCCACGATGGTATGGATGTTTCCTTCAGCCGGCAGCGCTAAAATTGTGGTGATCATACTGATGACCTGGCTGATTGCGCTGGCGGATACCACGCATATCGTGGTCGGTACCGTTGAAATACTCTACCTGGTCTTTAACGGCACGCTTCACTGGAGCGATTTTTTCTGGCCGTTCGCCCTTCCGACGCTGGCAGGGAATATCTGCGGCGGAACGTTTATCTTCGCGCTGTTAAGTCATGCCCAAATACGTAACGACATGTCTAATAAACGCAAAGCAGAACTTAAGGCGCAGGCAAATAAGGATAAAGCGGCAAAAAAATCAACCTGA
- a CDS encoding DUF2345 domain-containing protein, with product MEDLRQSEHIALKTPFGATALNQGHIVDAQNEPRGTGFELRTDEYGVIRVAKGLFITADGKVHGEGDILDMDVALHEIEAVRAQIEGLASATRQAKALEADIASQQAMFATRLKTLNEMLHFSAPEGMAFTSAEHLQLAATDNIALNAGGDISIGTQGHITGLAGDSVGMFAQHGKLSLISAQGPVQFQAQNGVMHLSAEQKLTLISASEMLLAGKKRIRLVGGGSSILIEQGQIKYETAGTYTRKASRLDTEGGASQTPDVPWLADPLKDRNDALMQYLYHDDAPVVGAPFPDPDDPS from the coding sequence ATGGAAGACCTGCGCCAAAGCGAGCATATTGCGCTGAAAACGCCGTTTGGAGCCACGGCCCTTAACCAGGGCCATATCGTTGATGCACAGAACGAGCCGCGGGGCACCGGCTTTGAGCTGCGCACCGATGAGTACGGGGTGATTCGCGTAGCGAAAGGGCTGTTTATCACCGCCGACGGTAAAGTACATGGCGAGGGCGATATTCTGGATATGGATGTGGCACTCCATGAGATTGAGGCCGTCCGCGCACAAATCGAGGGACTGGCCAGCGCCACCCGACAGGCGAAAGCCCTGGAAGCTGATATCGCCAGCCAGCAGGCAATGTTCGCCACACGGCTGAAAACTCTCAATGAGATGCTTCACTTTTCAGCACCCGAGGGGATGGCTTTTACCAGCGCAGAGCACCTGCAGCTGGCGGCCACTGACAATATTGCCCTGAATGCCGGTGGTGATATCAGTATCGGGACCCAGGGGCATATCACCGGACTGGCGGGCGACAGCGTGGGAATGTTTGCTCAACACGGCAAGCTGAGCCTGATTTCGGCACAGGGGCCGGTCCAGTTTCAGGCGCAGAACGGCGTGATGCATCTGAGCGCGGAGCAGAAACTAACCCTCATCTCTGCCAGCGAGATGCTGCTGGCCGGGAAGAAGCGAATACGTCTGGTGGGTGGCGGGAGTTCCATCCTCATTGAGCAGGGGCAAATCAAATACGAGACTGCGGGGACGTATACCCGCAAGGCCAGCCGGCTGGATACGGAAGGTGGTGCTTCACAGACTCCAGACGTGCCGTGGCTGGCTGACCCGCTGAAAGACCGCAATGATGCACTGATGCAGTACCTTTACCATGATGATGCGCCGGTGGTAGGAGCGCCGTTTCCGGATCCAGACGATCCATCCTGA
- the tssC gene encoding type VI secretion system contractile sheath large subunit, translating into MLMSVQNNIAGGESVVLERPVAGGVYASLFEKINLSPVSELSALDIWQDAQAMSDATADERLTAGMQVFLECLTKAGSKVEKLDKSLIDHHIAELDYQISRQLDAVMHHDEFQAVESLWRGVKSLVDKTDFRQNVKIELLSMSKEDLRQDFEDCPEVIQSGLYKHTYIDEYDTPGGEPIAALISAYEFDASAQDVALLRNISKVSAAAHMPFIGSAGPKFFLKESMEDVAAIKDIGNYFDRAEYIKWKSFRETDDARYIGLVMPRVLGRLPYGPDTVPVRSFNYVEEVKGPDHDKYLWTNASFAFASNMVRSFINNGWCVQIRGPQAGGAVQDLPIHLYDLGTGNQVKIPSEVMIPETREFEFANLGFIPLSYYKNRDYSCFFSANSTQKPALYDTADATANSRINARLPYIFLLSRIAHYLKLIQRENIGTTKDRRLLELELNTWVRSLVTEMTDPGDELQASHPLRDAKVVVEDIEDNPGFFRVKLYAIPHFQVEGMDVNLSLVSQMPKAKS; encoded by the coding sequence ATGCTCATGTCTGTACAAAATAATATTGCTGGCGGTGAAAGCGTGGTGCTGGAACGTCCTGTTGCGGGTGGGGTTTACGCTTCCCTGTTTGAGAAAATCAATCTGAGCCCTGTCTCTGAGCTGAGCGCGTTGGATATCTGGCAAGATGCCCAGGCGATGTCAGATGCGACCGCGGATGAGCGTCTGACTGCAGGTATGCAGGTCTTTCTGGAATGTCTGACCAAAGCAGGCTCGAAGGTCGAAAAACTGGATAAGAGCCTGATTGATCATCATATCGCTGAGCTCGATTATCAGATCAGCCGCCAGCTGGACGCTGTCATGCACCATGATGAGTTTCAGGCGGTTGAAAGCCTGTGGCGCGGTGTGAAGTCGCTGGTGGATAAAACTGATTTTCGCCAGAACGTGAAAATTGAGTTGCTGAGCATGTCTAAAGAAGACCTGCGTCAGGACTTTGAAGACTGTCCAGAAGTCATTCAGAGTGGTCTGTATAAACACACCTACATCGACGAATATGACACCCCGGGCGGCGAGCCCATTGCGGCGCTGATTTCCGCTTACGAGTTCGACGCTTCAGCGCAGGATGTCGCTCTCCTGCGCAATATTTCCAAGGTCTCTGCTGCGGCACATATGCCGTTTATCGGCTCGGCAGGCCCGAAATTCTTCCTCAAGGAGTCCATGGAAGACGTCGCGGCCATCAAGGACATTGGTAACTACTTCGATCGTGCGGAGTACATCAAGTGGAAATCTTTCCGTGAGACGGACGATGCCCGCTATATCGGTCTGGTGATGCCGCGCGTGCTGGGTCGCCTGCCTTACGGCCCGGACACTGTGCCGGTTCGTAGCTTCAACTACGTGGAAGAAGTGAAAGGCCCCGATCACGATAAATATCTGTGGACCAACGCTTCGTTTGCCTTTGCATCCAACATGGTTCGCAGCTTCATCAACAACGGCTGGTGTGTACAAATTCGTGGCCCGCAGGCCGGTGGTGCCGTCCAGGATCTGCCAATCCATCTGTACGATCTGGGTACCGGTAATCAGGTGAAGATCCCGAGTGAGGTGATGATCCCGGAAACCCGCGAGTTTGAGTTTGCGAACCTGGGCTTTATTCCGCTAAGTTACTATAAGAACAGAGATTATTCCTGCTTCTTCAGCGCTAACTCCACGCAGAAACCTGCACTATACGATACTGCGGATGCCACGGCCAACAGCCGTATCAATGCGCGTCTGCCGTACATTTTCCTGCTGTCGCGTATTGCGCACTACCTGAAGCTGATTCAGCGTGAAAATATCGGCACAACCAAAGACCGTCGTCTGCTGGAGCTTGAGCTCAACACCTGGGTGCGCAGTTTGGTGACCGAAATGACCGACCCGGGCGACGAACTGCAGGCGTCTCACCCACTGCGTGATGCGAAAGTGGTGGTGGAAGATATTGAGGACAACCCGGGCTTCTTCCGCGTGAAATTGTACGCTATTCCGCACTTCCAGGTAGAAGGCATGGACGTGAACCTGTCACTGGTTTCCCAGATGCCGAAAGCCAAATCCTGA
- the tssB gene encoding type VI secretion system contractile sheath small subunit has translation MADSFQNEVPKARINLKLDLHTGGASKKMELPLKLLVTGDFSNGQESASISEREKVNINKNNFDSVLSEYSPKVNLTVKNTLSDDGGEDNIQLTFQSMKDFTPEQVAAQIPQLKAMLAMRNLLRDLKANLLDNQTFRKELEKIVLDQSLSAELRNELSALAPKKP, from the coding sequence ATGGCTGACAGTTTTCAGAATGAGGTGCCTAAGGCACGTATTAACCTGAAGCTTGACCTGCATACTGGCGGAGCAAGTAAGAAAATGGAATTACCCTTGAAATTGCTTGTTACGGGTGATTTCAGCAACGGGCAGGAATCTGCGTCAATATCCGAGCGTGAAAAAGTTAATATTAACAAAAATAATTTTGACAGTGTCCTTTCCGAATATTCCCCAAAAGTTAATCTGACCGTTAAAAATACGCTCTCTGACGATGGTGGTGAAGACAACATTCAGCTGACTTTCCAGAGCATGAAAGATTTCACGCCGGAGCAGGTTGCTGCCCAGATACCGCAGTTGAAGGCGATGTTGGCGATGCGCAACTTGCTTCGCGATCTGAAGGCCAACCTGTTGGATAACCAGACTTTCCGAAAAGAGCTGGAAAAAATCGTTCTTGACCAGTCGCTTAGCGCTGAGTTGCGAAATGAGCTATCAGCTCTGGCACCTAAAAAACCTTAA
- the lpxP gene encoding kdo(2)-lipid IV(A) palmitoleoyltransferase, whose translation MLSQSKFQRAFLHPRYWFTWFGLGVLWLLVQLPYPALRLLGSKLGSVSRYFLKRRESIARKNLELCFPQYNAEEREKLIAENFKSIGMALLETGMAWFWPDERVRKWFDVEGLDNLKRAQMQKRGVMVVGVHFMSLELGGRVMGLCQPMMATYRPHNSALMEWVQTRGRMRSNKAMISRNNLRGMVGALKKGEAVWFAPDQDYGRKGSSFAPFFAVKDVATTNGTFVISRLSGASMLTVTMVRKADKSGYRLHISPEMANYPENECEAAAFINKVIETEIMRAPEQYLWMHRRFKTRPLGEASLYI comes from the coding sequence ATTTTGTCTCAATCCAAATTTCAACGTGCGTTTTTACACCCACGTTACTGGTTTACATGGTTTGGTCTTGGCGTTCTCTGGCTGCTGGTTCAACTCCCCTACCCTGCGCTGCGTTTGCTGGGGTCTAAACTGGGTAGCGTCTCCCGCTATTTCCTGAAGCGTCGCGAATCCATCGCGCGTAAAAATCTTGAGCTTTGCTTCCCTCAGTACAATGCTGAAGAGCGGGAGAAACTCATCGCTGAAAACTTCAAGTCTATCGGCATGGCGTTGCTTGAAACCGGCATGGCCTGGTTCTGGCCGGATGAGCGCGTGCGCAAGTGGTTTGACGTGGAAGGACTGGATAACCTTAAACGCGCGCAGATGCAAAAACGCGGCGTGATGGTCGTTGGCGTTCACTTTATGTCGCTGGAGCTGGGCGGCCGCGTGATGGGGCTTTGTCAGCCCATGATGGCAACCTACAGACCGCACAACAGTGCGCTGATGGAGTGGGTGCAAACGCGCGGACGTATGCGTTCCAACAAAGCGATGATCAGCCGTAATAACCTGCGCGGTATGGTTGGTGCTCTGAAGAAAGGTGAAGCCGTCTGGTTTGCACCCGATCAGGATTACGGACGTAAAGGCAGCAGCTTTGCTCCCTTCTTTGCCGTAAAAGACGTGGCGACGACCAACGGTACTTTTGTCATTTCGCGTTTGTCAGGTGCCTCCATGCTGACCGTGACAATGGTGAGAAAAGCGGATAAGTCAGGCTACCGTCTGCACATCTCCCCAGAAATGGCTAACTATCCGGAAAACGAGTGTGAAGCGGCAGCGTTTATCAATAAAGTCATCGAAACAGAAATTATGCGCGCGCCTGAGCAGTACCTCTGGATGCATCGCCGTTTCAAAACGCGCCCTCTCGGCGAAGCCTCGCTCTATATTTAA
- the ypdK gene encoding membrane protein YpdK, which translates to MKYFFMGISVIVLVWAGTFALMI; encoded by the coding sequence GTGAAATATTTCTTTATGGGCATTTCGGTGATCGTTTTAGTCTGGGCCGGAACCTTTGCCCTGATGATCTAG
- the alaC gene encoding alanine transaminase → MAEFSPERRFTRIDRLPPYVFNITAELKMAARRRGEDIIDFSMGNPDGPTPPHIVEKLCTVAQRPDTHGYSTSRGIPRLRRAISRWYQDRYQVDIDPESEAIVTIGSKEGLAHLMLATLDHGDTVLVPNPSYPIHIYGAVIAGAQVRSVPLVEGVDFFNELERAIRESYPKPKMMILGFPSNPTAQCVELDFFEKVVALAKRYDVLVVHDLAYADIVYDGWKAPSIMQVPGARDVAVEFFTLSKSYNMAGWRIGFMVGNKTLVSALARIKSYHDYGTFTPLQVAAIAALEGDQQCVQEIAAQYKRRRDVLVKGLHEAGWMVEMPKASMYVWAKIPEPYAAMGSLEFAKKLLQDAKVCVSPGIGFGDYGDTHVRFALIENSDRIRQAVRGIKSMFRADGLLTSKSVAEHPASS, encoded by the coding sequence ATGGCTGAATTCAGTCCTGAACGCCGTTTTACGCGTATCGATCGTCTCCCCCCTTATGTTTTCAATATCACTGCTGAACTGAAGATGGCTGCGCGTCGGCGCGGCGAAGATATTATCGATTTCAGCATGGGTAACCCTGACGGCCCAACGCCGCCACATATCGTTGAAAAGCTTTGCACGGTTGCCCAGCGCCCGGATACGCACGGCTACTCAACCTCTCGCGGTATTCCCAGGTTACGTCGCGCGATCTCGCGCTGGTATCAGGATCGCTATCAGGTTGATATTGATCCTGAAAGTGAAGCGATTGTCACCATCGGCTCGAAAGAGGGGCTGGCACACCTGATGCTGGCCACGCTGGATCATGGCGATACGGTGTTGGTGCCTAATCCAAGCTATCCGATCCATATCTACGGCGCGGTGATTGCCGGGGCGCAGGTCCGCTCCGTGCCGCTGGTGGAAGGTGTCGATTTCTTCAACGAGCTGGAACGTGCCATTCGCGAAAGCTATCCGAAACCTAAAATGATGATCCTGGGTTTCCCGTCGAACCCAACGGCCCAGTGCGTGGAGCTCGATTTCTTCGAGAAAGTTGTCGCGCTGGCCAAGCGTTATGACGTGCTGGTGGTTCACGATTTAGCCTACGCTGACATCGTCTATGACGGCTGGAAAGCCCCGTCGATTATGCAGGTTCCGGGCGCGCGTGATGTGGCGGTAGAGTTCTTTACCCTGTCGAAAAGCTACAACATGGCGGGCTGGCGTATTGGCTTTATGGTGGGTAATAAAACGCTGGTGAGTGCACTGGCGCGTATTAAGAGTTATCACGACTACGGTACCTTCACGCCGCTGCAGGTCGCCGCTATCGCTGCCCTGGAAGGCGACCAGCAGTGCGTTCAGGAGATTGCCGCCCAGTATAAGCGCCGCCGCGACGTGCTGGTAAAAGGGCTGCATGAGGCCGGCTGGATGGTGGAAATGCCGAAAGCGTCCATGTACGTCTGGGCGAAAATTCCGGAACCGTACGCGGCGATGGGATCGCTGGAGTTTGCTAAAAAACTACTGCAGGATGCGAAGGTGTGTGTGTCACCGGGCATTGGCTTTGGTGATTACGGCGACACCCATGTGCGATTTGCCCTGATTGAAAACAGCGACCGTATTCGTCAGGCGGTGAGGGGCATCAAAAGTATGTTCCGGGCCGACGGTCTTCTCACCTCAAAGAGCGTCGCAGAACACCCCGCATCGTCATGA